The DNA region CGGTGTCCACAGCACATCAGGACAGCTGTGCAGTTGTGGCAGAGCCACTGGGGGTGGCCTTTCTGAGAAGATGCCAGTCGACTGCCCCTGGGCACGCAGCTGGGGCGACATACAATGCACAGCACCCCCTTTATGTCTCGCTGCGGGATCTTTTGCATCACCCACAAACAGCATGTGGTCGGTGCAGAAAGAGCCCCAGTGACAGCCATGGAAACCCTGCTCTGAACGAGTGTGTGGAATGAACAAGTGAATAGTTGAACAAATGCATCCAGTGTGTGGGGTGCAAGGGACAGAAGTGCTTTCCTGTTTCCTAATCATAAACAGCAAAAGGGTGATTGTCACAGGGGTGGGACAGGGGTCTGTCACAGAGAATGGGCAACAGCTGGCCCTAAGGTTCTGTCCCATCCCGGGATCATGTGCctgtccttccctctctctgctgcCACCAGGCTTGGGGGTCACCCGGCCTTTGTGACCCAGGGGGGACGTAGGGCTGTCCTCCAAGACTCCCTGGGAGAGCTCCCTCCAGTTCCCCAGGTGGGCACCGGCGGGCTGTGTCTGCTCCTGTGTTGGGGTTTTCACTCGGTAGCTGTGGGCAGTGGTGCTGGGGCCGCCCTGGACGCCTGGGGATGGCGGGGACCTTCTCTAAGAGGGGAGGTGTTTTCTGAGCAGGGCAGCCATCCCAGGAGGGTCCCCGTGGCCGGGGTGACAGCCATCAAAACCCTGCTCTGAATGTTGTGTTCGTGCTGGCCGTGAGGAGGGACAGAGGGGCGGCGGCCCAGCCCCTGCCAGGTCTCATGTCcctctcctcctgtccctcctgccAGAGAAGCTCTTCACGGAGGTGACTCCACGGTGCGAGAAGTGCCAGAGTGTGGTGAAACCTGGTGAGCCCGAGGCCAGGGAGCCTGCGCCCCGCTGACCTCTCCCAGAGGCCGCGCCTGCCCGCCCCAGCCCCGGCCACTCCTGCTCCCCAGCCAGTGCCCCCGTCCGTCCTGGGAAGACTGGGGTTCTGTCCCCCTGCCGTCCCCGCTACTCCCCGACTCCACCCCCAGCCTCGGGTCTGCCTCCCCTCCTGCCTATATTCTCTGTCTCCGTGTCACTGTGTCCTCCTGTCTCTGTGTCCGTCCATCTGTCTCCACCTCAGACATCATTTTTTTTGGCGAGAACCTCCCGGCGCGGTTCTTCTCCTGCATGCAGTCAGTAAGTGTCCCCGGCCCTGCTCCCCTGTGCGGGAAGGTCGCTTCCCAGCCACCTGTGGGGGGCCTGCGGGATGAGCAGAGGCGAGCTCACTGCCACTCCGCCCGCGCAGGACTTCCTGAAGGTGGACCTGCTCATCATCATGGGCACCTCCCTACAGGTGCAGCCCTTCGCCTCCCTCGTCAGCAAGTAGGTGGGGGTCAGGTGGGGGGACGGCCGGGGACGGGCCAGGACAGAGCCTGACCACCCCTCCGCCCCCAGGGCACCCCTCTCCACCCCGCGCCTGCTCATCAACAAGGAGAAGACGGGCCAGGTGGGTGCCGGGcgcccttcctcccctcctcccgtGCTGCGGACCTCCCTCCCGCTGGCTTTCTGAGAAGGAGGGGACAGGTCCCCGAGAGAATTCCAGCTGGGGAGTCCCAGGCCTTGGGGCTGCTCAGCTCGGACTCAGGAGTCAAGAATTGGAGCGGTCACGTTCCAAGCTGCCCTGACTCCACAGGGCTCTGGGTCACTCGGGACCCTTTCAAGCAAGTGACAGAGCCCACCTCAAACCTGCTAAAGCCACAAAAGAGGAGTGAAGTGCTTCCTGGGACCCAAGAGTCAGGCCCAGGGGATGCGCGAAGCCAGGCCCAGGGCCTGCGACTGTGGCGACAGGCCAGCGCAGGCGGGGCTGCCCCACCTCCCCAGCTGTTTCCTGGGGTGGCCTCGCTCTGGCAGCTGCTGCCTTCGGGGAACCCCAGCTGGGCCTCGTGCCCTCCCGGGGAGGGGTGTCGCCTTGACTGACAGAGGACACAGCTGCCAGGCCTGAGTAAGCATCCCGTGGGCTACATACTGTTCCCAGCATGGACAGTTGTCCCCAGCACCCCAGGGGGACTGTTCCAGGACCCCCTGGGTTACTAGAATCCAAGGAGGCTCGAGTCCTTATGTAGAGTGGTAAGGGTTTGCCAGGGCCTGCGCTCGTCCCTGGGCGCTTTCCGTCTTCTCAGGTGTCTTAGAACGCGTCACCGTGTCAGCGCTGGGGAGCGCTGCTGTGGGgctgttgtttagggaataacgACAAGAAAATGGGACTGGACGTGTCCGGTGGAGACGcagtttttaaaaacctttttcgACCCAGTCAGTTGAATCCGTGGCGGCAGCGCCTGCGGGCAGGGCAGGGTGTGTGGCGCTGCAGCCCTCCCCGGGGTGCCAGGACTGTCCCAGAGAGGCCCAGTCACTTGACCCAAATCCCAGAGCTGGGACACCGCCCAGGCACCTGGCCCCGGGGCTGTGCCCTCAGTCTCCCCTCCCCTGCAGACGGACCCCTTCCTGGGCATGATGATGGGCCTGGGAAGAGGCATGGACTTCGACTCCAAGAAGGCCTACAGGTGAGGCCGGCGGGGCGCCAGCCCGCAAGGGACAGTgccaggggagggaggcagaaggCCCAGGGACCCACAAGAACCAGCAGAGGCCTTGGCCTCGGCCACCGCTGACTGTCCTGCCCACACTGCAGGGACGTGGCCTGGCTGGGTGACTGTGACCAGGGCTGCCTGGCCCTCGCTGACCTCCTCGGATGgaaggtgaggggctgggggacCCCAGCCTACCCTGCTCCCAGTCCTTGGACCCCACCCAACCCACGCGTCCTCTGACCCTCTGGCATGTGGTGACCTCTGACTTCTGCCAACTCTGCCCTGCAGAAAGAGCTGGAGGACCTCGTTCGGAGGGAGCACGCCAGCATAGATGCCCAGTCTGGGTCAGGGGCCCCCAACCCCAACACCGTAGCTTCCCCCAGGAGGTCCCCACCTCCTACCAAGGACGGGGCCAGGACCGCAGAGCCGGAAAAGCCCTAGTGACAGCCGCGACTCGCAGGCAGGACACCCAGACCCTCTGGGGCAGCAGAGCCCCAACCAGCACTGGCCCCTCTAACTCACAGCTCTTTTCTGGGGAGAGCCGTATGCCCCCTCAGTCTCCTAACGACTCCCTCCTAAAACTGGGGTCCTAGCCACACCCCACTTTATCCCAGCAAATCTCTAACATCCCCTTAAAGCCAAAGCCTAAGCAGCCTGACCTAACAGCCCAGGACCTCTAAGGAGCAGCCTTCCCTAACCTCTAACTGCTCCCAGGAGGCCACGGGTGCCCCCAGACTTCTAACTGTCACCGAAGGGGGCCAAGGGCCCTCACTCTCTACTGCTTCAGGGACCTGTGGCCAAGTAGATCAAACCCAACCTACC from Marmota flaviventris isolate mMarFla1 chromosome 18, mMarFla1.hap1, whole genome shotgun sequence includes:
- the Sirt2 gene encoding NAD-dependent protein deacetylase sirtuin-2 isoform X3 is translated as MDFLRNFFSQTLGLGTQKERLLDELTLEGVARYMQSERCRRVICLVGAGISTAAGIPDFRSPSTGLYANLEKYHLPYPEAIFEIGYFKKHPEPFFALAKELYPGQFKPTICHYFIRLMKEKGLLLRCYTQNIDTLERVAGLEPEDLVEAHGTFYTSHCISPLCRREYPLSWMKEKLFTEVTPRCEKCQSVVKPDIIFFGENLPARFFSCMQSDFLKVDLLIIMGTSLQVQPFASLVSKAPLSTPRLLINKEKTGQTDPFLGMMMGLGRGMDFDSKKAYRDVAWLGDCDQGCLALADLLGWKKELEDLVRREHASIDAQSGSGAPNPNTVASPRRSPPPTKDGARTAEPEKP